The proteins below come from a single Limosilactobacillus reuteri genomic window:
- a CDS encoding glycosyltransferase family 2 protein — translation MEEKINIIIPAFNAINTIDRCLYSLLNQTTEEKYRIIVLNDGSTDGTLNKLLEYKDDNRVEVVNKSNTGASDTRNRGLELANSEYVTFIDADDYVEKDYLELLLDQYKKQQCDLSIVGYCKEEKNGIVRFKGLGTKQNLSREEALHDIFISTGYEGYLWNKLFKLSIIRENKISFDNGIKIAEDLLFCCKYLSHCSRISLNPEVKYHYIVNSDSQINSNKYGSDFKKESLDVLKTYSLIKLIVEPMNYPKVVSAINASILWSSTSILRNIYLAPNKKEISPKLMDELRNNQKKYRYDFLKNDILPSRDKIIYWLNYYFPSFFAFFWRKLNLKGNGF, via the coding sequence ATGGAAGAGAAAATTAACATTATTATTCCGGCATTTAATGCAATAAATACGATTGATCGTTGCCTTTATAGCTTACTTAATCAAACCACTGAAGAAAAATATCGAATAATCGTATTAAACGATGGTTCAACAGACGGTACGTTAAATAAGTTGTTAGAATATAAAGATGATAACAGAGTAGAGGTAGTTAATAAATCTAATACTGGTGCTTCAGATACGCGCAATCGAGGTCTTGAATTGGCAAATTCGGAATATGTGACTTTTATAGATGCGGATGACTATGTCGAAAAGGACTACTTGGAATTATTGTTGGATCAATATAAGAAACAACAGTGTGATTTATCAATTGTTGGATACTGCAAAGAAGAAAAAAATGGGATAGTTCGTTTTAAAGGATTAGGTACAAAGCAAAACTTAAGTCGTGAAGAAGCATTACATGATATTTTTATTAGTACCGGCTATGAAGGATACTTATGGAATAAACTTTTTAAATTATCCATTATAAGAGAGAATAAAATTAGCTTTGATAATGGGATTAAGATTGCTGAAGATTTACTATTCTGTTGTAAATATTTATCTCATTGTAGCCGTATTAGCTTAAATCCTGAAGTGAAATATCATTATATAGTTAATTCTGATAGCCAAATTAATTCTAATAAGTACGGTAGTGATTTTAAAAAAGAATCCTTAGATGTTTTAAAAACTTATAGTTTAATAAAACTTATTGTTGAGCCAATGAATTATCCTAAAGTAGTGAGTGCCATTAATGCATCAATTCTATGGAGTTCAACCTCTATTCTCAGAAATATTTATTTAGCTCCTAATAAAAAAGAAATTTCTCCCAAATTGATGGATGAGTTGAGAAACAATCAAAAAAAGTATCGTTATGACTTTTTAAAGAATGATATTTTACCTAGCCGAGATAAAATAATTTATTGGCTTAACTATTACTTTCCTTCATTTTTCGCTTTCTTCTGGAGGAAACTAAATTTAAAAGGAAATGGATTTTAA
- a CDS encoding acyltransferase family protein, producing the protein MKTNTKNKRIAWIDIARGIAIIAVVAGHSLGNYWPGYLGNFLFAFHMPIFFILSGYLYHEQNQKTLEKKNFFNLLMPYIATVAIGFILLFLYRMVPNSIIAPSRGSSFRDFFFSAIYGAGGDVFIPDTSIKIKAIGAIWFLMAMFIANQIFNLIMKLKIKVRYKVMVIILLTLVGVQTAKYFFLPFSVQPALIAQCFLMSGYLIKKYNILSKVNWLVIVMLLLLWIWDAFFNLFDFEGVNATNIYIALPVGITSSIVVMKFSMYIENLTASVIEVFERIFLFFGEQSLILLCFHLIDLDYVQLWPKVIQMVNNHFGYLPAIAFGVVYRILFVSIIALMMPYIPFLRSFYMHRQHPFSELKTFLVKKERKKNDRRK; encoded by the coding sequence ATGAAAACCAATACAAAAAACAAACGAATTGCATGGATTGATATTGCAAGAGGAATTGCTATTATTGCAGTTGTTGCAGGACATTCGTTAGGCAACTATTGGCCTGGATATTTGGGTAATTTCCTTTTTGCCTTTCATATGCCAATTTTTTTTATCCTAAGTGGATATTTATATCATGAGCAAAATCAGAAAACACTAGAAAAAAAGAATTTTTTTAACCTATTAATGCCTTACATTGCAACAGTTGCGATTGGATTTATCTTATTGTTCCTTTACAGAATGGTTCCTAACAGTATAATTGCGCCTAGTAGGGGTTCATCATTTAGAGACTTTTTCTTCTCTGCTATTTATGGAGCAGGTGGAGATGTCTTTATTCCAGATACATCTATAAAAATAAAAGCTATAGGTGCTATTTGGTTTTTAATGGCAATGTTCATTGCTAATCAAATTTTTAATTTGATTATGAAACTCAAAATAAAAGTACGATACAAAGTTATGGTAATAATATTATTAACTTTGGTAGGTGTTCAAACAGCTAAATATTTCTTTTTGCCGTTTTCAGTACAACCTGCGTTAATAGCTCAGTGCTTTCTCATGTCAGGTTATTTGATAAAAAAGTATAATATTCTATCCAAGGTGAATTGGTTAGTAATAGTTATGCTGCTATTATTGTGGATTTGGGATGCATTTTTTAACCTATTTGATTTTGAAGGGGTCAATGCAACGAATATTTATATTGCGCTTCCAGTTGGAATAACGTCAAGTATAGTAGTTATGAAGTTTAGTATGTATATAGAAAACTTAACTGCTAGTGTAATAGAGGTGTTTGAAAGGATCTTTTTATTTTTTGGAGAACAGTCTCTTATTTTATTATGTTTCCACTTAATTGATCTTGATTATGTACAATTATGGCCTAAGGTTATTCAAATGGTAAATAATCATTTCGGCTATTTACCAGCCATTGCTTTTGGTGTTGTATACCGAATATTATTTGTGTCGATTATTGCGTTAATGATGCCGTACATACCTTTTTTAAGATCATTTTATATGCATCGGCAACACCCTTTTAGTGAATTAAAGACTTTCTTAGTTAAAAAAGAAAGGAAGAAAAATGATAGAAGAAAATAG
- a CDS encoding sugar transferase, with protein MNEKVKIKQQSKGYLFWKRFFDITLSSLAMIGFSPVFLTIFIMNRFGDNKGPLFYKQERIGWHGKPFKIYKFRSMIVNADKILENDPEMYDKYVANNYKLEPEEDPRITRLGRWLRKTSIDEIPQFINILRGDMSIIGPRPIVKKELEEYGDRVDKFLSVKPGAMGLWQSSGRSNIPYPERCDVELEYVDKASLAFDTKIMFKNIISIFKRDGAY; from the coding sequence ATGAATGAGAAGGTAAAAATTAAACAACAATCAAAGGGATACCTTTTCTGGAAAAGGTTCTTTGATATTACGCTGTCGTCATTAGCAATGATTGGTTTTAGTCCAGTCTTTCTGACTATTTTTATAATGAATCGGTTTGGTGATAACAAAGGTCCATTATTTTATAAGCAGGAACGAATTGGTTGGCATGGCAAACCATTTAAGATTTATAAGTTTCGGTCAATGATTGTGAATGCGGATAAGATTTTAGAAAATGATCCAGAAATGTATGATAAATATGTTGCCAATAACTATAAACTGGAGCCAGAAGAAGACCCACGGATTACCCGTTTAGGTCGGTGGTTACGAAAAACATCAATTGATGAAATTCCACAGTTTATCAATATCTTGCGTGGCGATATGAGCATTATTGGCCCCCGACCTATTGTAAAAAAAGAACTTGAAGAATATGGTGATCGGGTTGATAAGTTTTTATCAGTAAAACCAGGTGCAATGGGATTGTGGCAATCGAGTGGTCGGAGCAACATTCCATATCCAGAACGCTGTGATGTCGAGTTAGAGTATGTTGATAAGGCTTCACTTGCTTTTGATACAAAGATAATGTTTAAGAACATTATTAGTATTTTTAAGCGTGATGGCGCGTATTAG
- a CDS encoding glycosyltransferase yields MKKGIIIVPFMTGFGGTETVIKNLFKARLMSEQAFELKVYSIGGSFDYSWAENVKIDIKWISKRRFLRDLYALTIMPLNIFNYLRKENPDFVISTNPVIWYLAKKSLKLLKRKTPVIAWYHYSIDQKPIKHIFLNSADYYLAISSGIKEQLKKRGISSNRIFLIFNPITTNLRLINRPQSTPHFLYIGRVMLDGQKNLRELLNALSGVKGELKLDIYGNTSQATPVKEYARKLGVDKNIIWHGFVKKPWSVINRATALILTSKYEGLPMVLCEAISHGVYCISADISTGPEDIINNYNGELYPSGNSKKLTKIIQKIIDNKKMPTPLMIQKTSKKFMPEVYLLNFNKAVEKIMKVGS; encoded by the coding sequence ATGAAAAAAGGGATCATAATTGTACCATTTATGACTGGATTTGGTGGAACAGAAACGGTTATAAAAAATTTGTTTAAGGCACGTTTAATGTCAGAACAAGCTTTTGAGTTAAAAGTATACTCTATTGGTGGAAGCTTTGATTATAGCTGGGCAGAAAACGTAAAAATAGATATTAAGTGGATTAGTAAGCGAAGATTTTTACGTGATTTATATGCGTTAACGATTATGCCGCTTAATATCTTTAACTATTTGAGAAAAGAAAATCCTGATTTTGTTATATCAACTAATCCAGTGATTTGGTATTTAGCCAAAAAGAGTTTAAAGCTATTAAAAAGGAAGACACCTGTGATTGCCTGGTATCACTATTCGATTGATCAAAAGCCTATTAAGCATATATTTTTAAACTCTGCAGATTACTATTTAGCTATTAGTTCTGGGATAAAAGAACAGCTTAAAAAACGTGGAATTAGTTCAAATAGGATTTTCTTAATTTTTAATCCGATAACAACTAATTTACGTTTGATTAACAGGCCACAAAGCACTCCACATTTTCTTTATATTGGTAGAGTAATGCTAGATGGCCAAAAAAATTTACGAGAATTATTAAATGCATTATCTGGTGTAAAAGGGGAGCTAAAACTAGATATATATGGGAATACTTCTCAAGCGACGCCAGTAAAAGAGTATGCAAGAAAATTGGGAGTAGATAAAAATATAATATGGCATGGCTTTGTTAAAAAGCCATGGTCTGTAATAAATAGAGCAACTGCACTAATATTAACTTCTAAATATGAAGGATTACCAATGGTTCTTTGCGAAGCTATCTCTCACGGAGTTTATTGCATTAGTGCTGATATTAGTACAGGCCCTGAAGATATAATTAATAATTATAATGGAGAACTTTATCCATCAGGGAATAGTAAAAAATTAACAAAAATAATACAAAAAATTATTGATAATAAAAAAATGCCTACACCATTAATGATTCAAAAAACTTCAAAAAAATTTATGCCTGAGGTGTATTTATTAAATTTTAATAAAGCAGTAGAAAAAATTATGAAAGTTGGGTCGTAG
- the glf gene encoding UDP-galactopyranose mutase, translated as MNNYDYLVVGAGLFGATFAYEAAKRGKRVKVIEKRDHIAGNIYTKEVDGIQVHQYGAHIFHTSNKEVWEYVNQFAEFNRYTNSPVANYKGHMYNLPFNMNTFSEMWGVRTPEEAMAKINEQRQAMAGKEPKNLEEQAISLIGRDIYEKLIKGYTEKQWGQKATELPAFIIRRLPVRLVYDNNYFNDTYQGIPIGGYTQIVEKMLDSDLIDVETGVDFFDQKAKYLEDYPKIVFTGMIDQFFDYQLGELQYRSLRFETEEKNVDNYQGNAVINYTDAETPYTRIIEHKHFEFGKGDKDKTIITREYPADWHRGDEPYYPINNQRNNDLYKQYTKLADEKADNVIFGGRLGQYRYYNMDQVLHAALTAVNKEFE; from the coding sequence ATGAATAATTATGACTATCTAGTAGTAGGTGCTGGACTTTTTGGTGCTACTTTTGCCTACGAAGCTGCTAAGCGAGGTAAGCGCGTTAAGGTAATTGAAAAGCGCGATCACATCGCTGGTAATATCTATACAAAGGAAGTAGACGGAATTCAAGTCCACCAATATGGTGCCCATATTTTCCATACATCTAATAAAGAAGTTTGGGAATACGTTAATCAATTTGCGGAATTTAACCGCTATACGAATAGTCCTGTGGCTAACTACAAGGGGCATATGTATAACCTGCCATTTAATATGAATACGTTCAGTGAAATGTGGGGAGTTCGTACGCCAGAAGAAGCAATGGCTAAGATTAATGAGCAACGACAAGCAATGGCTGGCAAGGAACCAAAGAACCTTGAAGAACAAGCTATTTCACTTATTGGTCGTGATATCTATGAAAAGTTGATCAAAGGCTATACCGAAAAGCAATGGGGACAAAAGGCTACCGAGTTGCCAGCTTTTATCATTCGACGCCTGCCAGTCCGTTTGGTCTATGATAACAACTACTTTAATGATACCTACCAAGGGATTCCAATTGGAGGTTACACTCAGATCGTTGAGAAGATGCTTGATAGTGACTTAATTGATGTTGAGACTGGTGTTGACTTCTTTGATCAAAAGGCTAAGTACCTTGAAGATTATCCGAAAATAGTATTTACTGGGATGATTGACCAGTTCTTTGATTATCAATTGGGTGAGTTACAGTACCGAAGTTTACGTTTTGAGACTGAAGAAAAGAATGTTGATAACTATCAAGGTAACGCGGTAATTAACTATACCGATGCCGAAACACCATACACACGGATTATTGAACATAAACACTTTGAGTTCGGCAAGGGTGATAAGGATAAAACGATCATCACTCGTGAATACCCTGCTGACTGGCACCGTGGTGATGAACCATACTATCCGATTAACAATCAACGGAATAACGATCTTTACAAGCAATATACCAAGTTAGCTGATGAAAAGGCTGATAATGTTATTTTTGGTGGTCGGTTAGGCCAATACCGTTATTACAACATGGATCAGGTGTTGCATGCAGCATTGACGGCTGTTAATAAAGAATTTGAATAA
- a CDS encoding YveK family protein: MKSETLYRNFWKSLLIIIVLAILGGGIMGIRAKRHQSTTYTAKTNIVISHDLKINDNKSQDNIVNADLSMMPTYEEIAKNMTVSKEARQYLSSKMKKDYSQNDINSAIDAKTQPQSLVLTLEATTKSKEDSVTIANASAKAFVKELPKVQPGVENVRIVDKATKSDTSSKTSPSIKKHVAVGVALGGLVGLIISFVFITSKEFNLK, encoded by the coding sequence GTGAAATCTGAAACTTTATATAGAAATTTTTGGAAGAGTTTACTTATAATTATAGTTTTGGCGATCCTTGGAGGAGGAATAATGGGGATTCGTGCAAAAAGACATCAATCAACAACGTATACTGCTAAAACTAATATTGTCATTTCCCATGACTTAAAGATTAATGATAATAAGAGTCAGGACAATATCGTCAATGCAGATTTAAGTATGATGCCAACATATGAAGAAATTGCAAAGAATATGACTGTTTCTAAAGAAGCTCGGCAGTATCTTTCTTCAAAAATGAAAAAAGATTATTCACAAAATGATATAAATAGTGCGATTGATGCTAAAACTCAACCACAATCATTAGTACTTACATTAGAAGCAACTACAAAATCCAAAGAAGATTCTGTAACAATCGCAAATGCATCTGCTAAAGCCTTTGTCAAAGAATTGCCTAAGGTACAGCCAGGTGTAGAAAATGTAAGAATTGTTGATAAAGCAACGAAAAGTGATACTTCAAGTAAGACATCTCCTTCAATAAAAAAGCATGTAGCTGTCGGAGTTGCCTTGGGGGGCTTAGTTGGTTTAATTATTTCCTTTGTTTTTATTACGTCTAAAGAATTTAATTTAAAATGA
- a CDS encoding DUF6020 family protein yields MIEENRKSLYKLLAFILSFEAVVFFQYLIKDPNQGLSYTNSWSSVLLFVVIYKLYSSTDFLKNSRRSIFVLLCLATIYSILLVIGVNLYRYNNVNFMSLKTWIKVIGNLPLLFVIVNYIYLSLPQLNSIFSTNNALQRFFNCRETWKLLWFGMIIFWLIELFATYPGNYAYDAGYQLQSYLNTREIYLHHPLAHTELLIFFVLKIGRNILGGETQGLFIYTFLQILWLSFAYSRVLEYLRKINLNYAIRICFFVIFCLSPYIGIMSISVTKNVPYTASFIILVLWYLERKNWLLKFGKLKYWTIFVLFALINLIFENQGVYVITLSLVFAFLFQKSIRKELLLSCIAILFGTVIYNGPVTRSLNGHIDKEDRVRESLSIPIMQLSSVASQKNLDITSDEVNQVRIYIPNYKMYESQNCQSLSDPLKSSFNSDQYIKNKQNFWKLWFKLAKQNPNEYLNAFAKMTIGYWYPDTSYPDRRSYYKYFLEYSSYVKQEHKNEKAWHHERVATPKALKPLYKFYTNFVNSYPNQRIPVISMIDSIGFNVFILLFFTAWMIIFKERKYIFLIVLTLSLLGTFLLGPVVLYRYAFPIVSVVPLCVGIMISESQKMMEGRA; encoded by the coding sequence ATGATAGAAGAAAATAGAAAAAGTCTGTATAAATTGTTAGCTTTTATTCTTTCTTTTGAAGCAGTTGTGTTTTTTCAATACTTAATTAAAGATCCTAATCAAGGTTTATCATATACAAATAGTTGGAGTTCCGTTTTACTATTTGTTGTAATTTACAAATTGTATAGTTCAACTGATTTTTTAAAAAATTCAAGAAGATCAATATTCGTTCTTTTATGTTTGGCAACTATTTATTCAATATTACTAGTTATTGGAGTAAATTTATATCGGTATAATAATGTGAATTTCATGTCGTTAAAGACATGGATAAAGGTGATAGGGAATTTACCTCTTTTGTTTGTAATAGTTAATTATATATATCTTTCTCTTCCGCAGCTCAATTCTATTTTCTCTACTAATAATGCCCTTCAAAGATTCTTCAATTGCAGGGAAACGTGGAAGTTGCTTTGGTTCGGTATGATAATATTTTGGCTAATAGAACTATTTGCTACCTATCCAGGTAATTACGCCTATGATGCGGGATACCAATTACAAAGTTATCTAAATACTAGGGAAATTTATCTTCATCATCCACTTGCACATACGGAACTACTAATTTTCTTTGTATTAAAAATTGGTAGAAATATTTTAGGTGGCGAGACACAAGGACTGTTTATTTATACGTTTTTACAAATCTTATGGCTCTCGTTTGCTTATTCTCGAGTATTAGAATATCTACGAAAAATAAATTTAAACTATGCTATTCGTATATGTTTTTTTGTAATTTTTTGCCTTTCACCATATATAGGCATAATGTCGATTTCTGTAACAAAAAATGTACCTTATACAGCTAGTTTTATTATTCTAGTCCTGTGGTATTTAGAAAGAAAAAATTGGTTATTAAAGTTCGGAAAGTTAAAGTATTGGACCATTTTTGTTTTATTTGCTCTCATTAATTTAATATTTGAAAATCAAGGCGTATATGTTATTACGCTTTCTCTTGTTTTCGCATTTCTTTTCCAAAAAAGTATTCGAAAAGAGCTGCTATTAAGTTGTATTGCAATTCTTTTTGGAACAGTTATCTATAATGGCCCCGTGACAAGAAGTCTAAATGGGCATATAGATAAAGAGGATAGGGTACGTGAATCTTTGAGCATTCCAATTATGCAGCTTTCAAGTGTTGCGTCACAAAAAAATTTGGATATTACTTCAGATGAGGTAAATCAAGTTAGAATTTATATTCCAAATTATAAAATGTATGAATCTCAAAATTGTCAGTCTTTATCTGATCCACTTAAGTCTAGTTTTAATTCCGACCAGTATATAAAAAACAAACAGAATTTTTGGAAATTATGGTTCAAATTAGCAAAACAAAATCCTAATGAATATTTGAATGCTTTTGCTAAGATGACTATTGGTTATTGGTACCCAGATACCTCTTATCCGGATCGAAGAAGCTATTACAAGTATTTCTTAGAATATTCATCGTACGTTAAGCAAGAACACAAAAATGAAAAAGCATGGCATCATGAAAGAGTAGCAACACCTAAAGCCTTAAAACCGTTATATAAATTCTATACTAATTTTGTTAATAGTTATCCAAACCAGCGTATTCCTGTAATATCGATGATTGATAGCATTGGTTTTAATGTTTTTATCTTATTATTCTTTACAGCGTGGATGATTATTTTTAAGGAAAGAAAATATATTTTCCTAATAGTTTTAACTTTAAGCCTACTAGGAACATTTTTACTAGGCCCTGTTGTTTTATATAGATATGCTTTCCCGATTGTTTCAGTTGTTCCATTATGTGTTGGAATTATGATATCAGAGAGTCAAAAAATGATGGAGGGAAGAGCATGA
- a CDS encoding flippase: MKVIKNYLYNAGYQILLMLAPVITTPYVSRVLGANNNGINTYTNGWVTFFYLAGQLGISLYGNREIAYQRGDKYNRSKTFWGIMSLQIFTSSIALIIYLLAVLLFSSAFKVYFLLQALWIVAYGIDVSWYFMGMEDFKKTVSRNTIVKLITIALIFIMVRNQGDLAKYIFLLGFAQLAGSLTLWPYLRQNIQWVKIKEWHPLKHFYPALLLFIPTITTQIYLVVNRIMLGRMAPQAAVSQFNFGDNIVKLVLAIVTATGTVMLPHIANKFASGDVKGVRDSLYKSFDFVTAVSVPMMFGLMAIAYKFAPWFLGHEYEPTGGVIFLEAPAILMIAWSNVTGTQYLMPIHREHEFTISVTVGAVVNIITNLFLISRYGANGAAVATVISEFSVTAVQLWYIQGTIRRRRLFAPIWRYILSGFFMYLVVSRIDNIMNMTIANLILQVALGALIYIICIIVLRAPIVNQVKKILKERRTDGREN, from the coding sequence ATGAAGGTCATTAAAAACTATTTATATAATGCGGGATACCAAATATTATTAATGTTGGCACCAGTGATTACCACTCCATATGTATCACGGGTATTAGGCGCAAATAATAACGGAATTAACACTTATACGAATGGATGGGTAACTTTTTTCTATCTTGCCGGACAACTTGGAATTTCATTGTATGGTAACCGAGAAATAGCCTATCAACGAGGAGATAAATATAATCGGTCAAAAACTTTTTGGGGGATAATGTCTCTTCAGATTTTTACCAGTTCAATTGCACTAATAATATACTTATTGGCGGTTTTATTATTCAGTAGCGCATTTAAGGTTTATTTTCTCTTACAAGCTTTATGGATTGTTGCTTACGGGATTGATGTTTCGTGGTATTTTATGGGAATGGAAGATTTCAAGAAAACTGTTTCCAGAAATACAATTGTTAAATTAATTACGATTGCCTTGATTTTTATTATGGTTCGTAATCAAGGCGATTTAGCGAAATATATCTTCCTATTAGGATTTGCTCAATTAGCGGGTAGTCTTACATTATGGCCATACTTACGACAAAATATTCAATGGGTAAAAATTAAAGAATGGCATCCGTTAAAACATTTTTATCCAGCTTTGTTATTATTCATTCCAACAATCACTACTCAAATATACTTAGTGGTTAATCGGATTATGCTAGGGCGCATGGCACCGCAAGCAGCGGTTTCGCAATTTAATTTTGGAGATAATATTGTGAAATTGGTCTTAGCAATAGTTACTGCAACGGGAACTGTAATGCTCCCTCACATCGCAAATAAGTTTGCTTCTGGGGATGTTAAAGGGGTTAGAGATAGTTTATATAAATCATTTGACTTTGTAACTGCTGTTTCAGTTCCGATGATGTTTGGTTTAATGGCGATTGCCTATAAATTTGCACCTTGGTTTTTAGGACATGAGTACGAGCCGACTGGGGGTGTAATCTTTTTAGAAGCACCTGCTATTTTGATGATTGCGTGGAGTAATGTTACGGGAACCCAATATTTAATGCCAATTCATCGTGAACACGAATTTACTATTTCAGTAACTGTTGGAGCGGTAGTCAATATTATTACAAACCTCTTTTTAATTTCAAGATACGGTGCAAATGGTGCGGCAGTAGCTACTGTAATTTCTGAATTTTCAGTAACAGCCGTTCAGCTATGGTATATTCAAGGAACAATACGACGTAGACGGTTATTTGCGCCTATATGGCGATATATTTTAAGTGGATTTTTTATGTATTTAGTTGTATCAAGAATTGATAATATTATGAATATGACAATAGCTAACTTAATATTACAGGTTGCTTTGGGTGCCTTGATTTATATCATTTGTATAATTGTTTTACGTGCACCAATAGTAAATCAAGTTAAGAAAATATTAAAAGAGAGAAGAACAGATGGAAGAGAAAATTAA
- a CDS encoding sugar transferase: MPNEKKRVIISVNEIDKNNAGPKAKTDIDKILKKEGFQVINLRFNWHSKLLKFKYINWNIPRLMKNLQADEIFFQFPTYSRALMNAFIRDIRAYTKAKLILIIHDLESLRSYKDDPTYKPEEINWLKQVDGLIVHNNTMAKWIKDNGITTPMVILGLFDYLNPQSVNNNYQYTKTLCFAGNLKKAQFLSKVPAKISLDVYGPNFSGVTDNDVKYKGVYSPEELPAHLTENFGLIWDGSSAEECNGMYGEYLQYNCPHKASLYLSTGIPIIVWNKAAIASIISKNKLGYTISSLYELPGLLSSITQSDFSLVKKNALSFSNDLRNGNHIKKAIANIEAIIW, encoded by the coding sequence GTGCCTAATGAAAAAAAGAGAGTAATTATTTCTGTTAATGAAATTGATAAAAATAATGCTGGTCCTAAAGCTAAAACAGATATTGATAAGATTTTAAAAAAAGAGGGATTTCAAGTAATTAATTTAAGATTTAACTGGCATTCAAAATTATTAAAATTTAAATATATCAATTGGAATATTCCTAGATTAATGAAAAATTTACAAGCAGATGAAATTTTCTTTCAATTTCCAACCTATTCACGAGCCTTAATGAATGCGTTTATTAGAGATATTCGTGCTTATACAAAGGCAAAATTAATTTTGATTATTCATGATTTAGAATCTCTAAGATCTTATAAGGATGATCCAACGTATAAACCGGAGGAAATTAATTGGTTAAAACAAGTTGATGGCCTGATAGTTCATAATAATACAATGGCAAAGTGGATTAAAGATAATGGAATTACAACTCCGATGGTTATATTAGGATTATTTGATTATTTAAATCCTCAATCTGTTAACAATAATTATCAATATACAAAGACACTTTGTTTTGCTGGAAATTTAAAAAAGGCTCAATTTTTGTCTAAAGTTCCAGCAAAGATTTCATTGGATGTTTATGGACCAAATTTTAGTGGAGTGACGGATAACGATGTTAAATATAAGGGAGTTTATTCTCCTGAAGAATTGCCTGCCCATTTAACAGAAAACTTTGGTTTGATTTGGGATGGCTCTAGTGCTGAAGAGTGCAATGGAATGTATGGTGAATATTTACAGTATAATTGTCCACATAAGGCATCACTTTATTTAAGTACGGGTATTCCAATTATTGTTTGGAATAAAGCTGCGATAGCAAGCATTATTTCTAAAAATAAGCTAGGATATACTATTAGTAGCCTTTATGAATTACCAGGGTTATTAAGTAGTATAACCCAGAGTGATTTTAGTTTAGTCAAGAAAAATGCGTTATCTTTTTCAAATGACTTAAGAAATGGTAATCATATAAAAAAAGCTATTGCAAACATCGAAGCAATTATTTGGTAA
- a CDS encoding glycosyltransferase family 2 protein yields the protein MPKLSIVVPCYNEEETIPLFYPAVKKVVKQMPVETEYWFVNDGSSDGTLAEMRKLHKQDPERVHYVSFSRNFGKEAGLYAGLQAATGDYVVVMDADLQDPPEYLPEMYQDISTGEYDCVGMRRTDRKGEAKFKSFLSDQFYNVINKISDTKIVSGARDYRMMTRQMVNAVLSLTEYNRFSKGIFNWVGFKTKYLPYKNVERVAGTTDWSTWKLFKYAIDGITDFSEAPLAIATWIGGFTAFVSVIGMVVVLIRKIVEPSSSAFGWASMVCIILFLGGIQLLCLGIIGRYIGRIYMQTKKRPIYIIKEKK from the coding sequence ATGCCAAAATTGTCAATAGTTGTTCCTTGTTATAATGAGGAAGAAACTATTCCACTTTTTTACCCGGCAGTTAAAAAAGTGGTTAAACAGATGCCAGTAGAAACAGAATATTGGTTTGTCAATGATGGATCGAGTGATGGCACATTAGCTGAAATGCGAAAGTTGCATAAACAAGATCCAGAGCGGGTTCACTATGTTTCTTTTTCCCGTAATTTTGGAAAGGAAGCAGGACTGTACGCTGGGTTACAGGCAGCCACTGGGGATTACGTAGTTGTAATGGATGCCGACTTACAGGATCCGCCAGAATATTTGCCTGAGATGTATCAGGATATTTCAACTGGCGAGTATGACTGTGTGGGAATGCGGCGGACTGATCGAAAAGGAGAGGCGAAGTTTAAGTCTTTCCTTTCAGATCAGTTCTATAATGTCATTAACAAGATTTCTGATACGAAGATTGTCTCAGGGGCCCGTGATTATCGGATGATGACTCGGCAGATGGTTAATGCAGTATTGTCATTGACGGAGTATAATCGTTTTTCGAAAGGAATTTTTAACTGGGTTGGTTTTAAGACTAAGTACCTTCCTTATAAAAATGTTGAGCGAGTTGCTGGAACGACTGATTGGTCGACTTGGAAACTGTTTAAGTATGCGATTGATGGAATTACTGATTTTTCTGAAGCACCATTAGCGATTGCTACGTGGATTGGCGGATTTACGGCTTTTGTTTCAGTTATCGGAATGGTTGTTGTTTTAATTAGGAAGATTGTAGAACCATCCAGTAGTGCCTTTGGCTGGGCATCGATGGTTTGTATTATTTTATTCTTAGGCGGCATTCAGTTATTATGTTTAGGAATAATTGGTCGGTATATTGGTCGTATTTACATGCAAACAAAGAAGCGACCGATCTATATTATTAAAGAGAAAAAGTAG